The genomic window CATTACACGCGAACTCATTTCTTTTCTCCCTCAAGATGAAGAGCATATTATCTCGCATTTGGAGGATTTGCATAATGTGTATAGGGTAATTTTCACAGGTCCTTACGCGCAATCTCCGCTTGTGAGCCAAATGATACGCAAATTCGATATTGATGTGAATATCTTAAGCGGACATATTGATGAGTTTGCTACGAGTAAAATCGGGCATTTGGTGCTTAAAATCGTTGCTTCAGATTCTAAAAAAGATGAGGCACTAGCGTGGCTTAAAGGGCAAGGAGTGAGTATTATAGATATAGAATCTAGCAAAGATTCTAAGCACACTTTAGAATCCATTCTCATAAATACACAAGATTCTGTATCTGTGGCGCAACAAGGAGGGGGCAATGCTTGAGTTTTTGGATTTATTCGAACGGCATTTTCTACTTTTTTTACGCGATATTTTTACCAACCCAATCGCCTTTAGCCTCGCAAAAAGTGTGTGTGAAACTCTCTATATGGTGAGTTTTTCTGTATTTTTTGCTTGTGTGTTTGGGCTGCCTTTAGGCGTGTTTTTAAGCGCAATTAAACCTTCAGGCATTATGGCAAATCCTATGCTGTATAGAATCTTAGGCTCACTTGTGAATATCGTGCGTTCATTCCCTTTTATTGTGCTTATTTTCTTGCTTTTGCCTTTATCAAAAGCTCTCATTGGCACGAGTATTGGAAGCACAGCAGCGATTATCCCACTTGTAATTGCGGCTACGCCTTTTATTGCACGGCTTTTTGAGGGTGCATTTGATGAAGTAGATAAAGGACTCATCGAAGCTACAATAAGTATGGGTGCTAGTAAAATGCGCGTAGTTATGATGATGATTAGCGAGAGTTTGCCCTCACTCACAAATGCTATTACCATTACGGCAGTAAGCCTAGTAGGATTTTCAGCTATGGCAGGGGTTGTAGGTGCTGGAGGTTTGGGGGATTTAGCCTACCGCATAGGTTTTCAGTCTTTTAAACCTGATATTCTTACCTATGCGGTGATATGTATTATCATTTTGGTGCAGTGTATTCAGTCATCAGGCGATTTCATCGTCAAACGTTTGCGCGCACATCGTTAAATCTAATATAAAGGAGAAGTATGAAAAAATTTGTTAAGTTAGCTCTTTTAGGGGGCTTGATTGTGGGCTTTGTAGCCTGTGGTGAAAGTGGTGATAGTGCCAAAAATACTACACAAACAGAAAGTAAAGCAGAGGTAAAAACACTCAAAGTTGGTGCTACACCTGTGCCTGCTGCGGAGATTTTGGAATTTATTAAACCACAAATGTTAGCAAAAGGCGTGGATATGCAGATTCAAGCTTTTACAGACTATGTTGTGCCTAATGTGTCTTTAGCAGAGGGAAGCAGTGATACAAATATGTATCAGCATAAGCCATTTATGGATAAGACAAACGAGGAGAAGGGCTATAAGCTCGTGGCATTAGCACCTATTTATGTTGTGCCACTTGGATTTTACTCTCATAAAGTAAAACATATTGATGAGTTGCCAGAGGGTGCAAATATCGCAATTCCGGGTGATGCGTCAAATATGGCGAGGGCTTTTATATTGCTACACGATAATGGTGTGATTACACTTAAAGATTCACAAAATCTTAGTGCAACAGAAATGGATATTATAGAAAATCCTAAAAAACTTATCTTTAAGCCTATTGAAGCAGCTTCTTTGCCTATGGTGCTTGATAGTGTTGATGGTGCAGTGATTAATGCAAACTACGCACTTCAGGCAAATATGAGCATTAAAGAAGCACTTTTTCACGAAAATGATAAAAGTGCTTATGTAAATGTGCTTGTCGCGCGCGAAGACAATAAAGACGATGAGCGTATAGCCGTGCTTAAAGATGCGCTTTTGAGCGATGAAACAAGGGATTTTATC from Helicobacter typhlonius includes these protein-coding regions:
- a CDS encoding methionine ABC transporter permease: MLEFLDLFERHFLLFLRDIFTNPIAFSLAKSVCETLYMVSFSVFFACVFGLPLGVFLSAIKPSGIMANPMLYRILGSLVNIVRSFPFIVLIFLLLPLSKALIGTSIGSTAAIIPLVIAATPFIARLFEGAFDEVDKGLIEATISMGASKMRVVMMMISESLPSLTNAITITAVSLVGFSAMAGVVGAGGLGDLAYRIGFQSFKPDILTYAVICIIILVQCIQSSGDFIVKRLRAHR
- a CDS encoding MetQ/NlpA family ABC transporter substrate-binding protein, with product MKKFVKLALLGGLIVGFVACGESGDSAKNTTQTESKAEVKTLKVGATPVPAAEILEFIKPQMLAKGVDMQIQAFTDYVVPNVSLAEGSSDTNMYQHKPFMDKTNEEKGYKLVALAPIYVVPLGFYSHKVKHIDELPEGANIAIPGDASNMARAFILLHDNGVITLKDSQNLSATEMDIIENPKKLIFKPIEAASLPMVLDSVDGAVINANYALQANMSIKEALFHENDKSAYVNVLVAREDNKDDERIAVLKDALLSDETRDFILEKYKGEIIPANTKE